A window of Juglans regia cultivar Chandler chromosome 7, Walnut 2.0, whole genome shotgun sequence contains these coding sequences:
- the LOC108984057 gene encoding F-box protein At2g02240-like, which translates to MNNREISEVMDITSNLPEECIANIISKTSPPDACRMSLVSRTFSSAATSNLVWEALLPPDHQQIISESVSSSSSLSMPSKKDLYFSLCDNPILIGNGNRSFTIHKWSGKKSYMLGARELVVIWGDASQYWNWSPLADSPLVPKSRFSVVAHLVEVCWLHVWGHIETKILSPNTRYGAYLIYTIGDQFKGLEKPVKLSVRFLDEIRCDFINAYLLSRTFMDDAPEEEGARFPRDREDMWMEIEMGEFFNHDQVDRVVEMQLRETEVLNWKSGLVIHGIEVRPKDLR; encoded by the exons ATGAACAATAGAGAGATTTCGGAAGTTATGGATATTACAAGCAATTTGCCGGAAGAGTGCATCGCCAACATAATTTCTAAGACATCCCCTCCTGATGCATGCAGGATGTCGTTGGTTTCCCGGACATTCAGCTCAGCTGCTACTTCCAATCTCGTGTGGGAGGCGCTTCTGCCTCCCGATCATCAGCAAATCATTTCTGAATCGGTTTCGTCGTCGTCATCATTGAGTATGCCGTCCAAGAAAGATCTTTATTTCAGCCTCTGCGACAATCCAATCCTCATCGGCAACGGTAACAGG AGTTTTACAATACATAAATGGAGTGGGAAAAAGAGTTACATGCTGGGTGCGAGGGAGTTAGTGGTAATATGGGGAGACGCTTCACAATACTGGAATTGGTCTCCTCTTGCCGATTCACCATTGGTACCCAAATCCAG ATTTTCGGTGGTTGCTCATCTTGTGGAAGTGTGTTGGCTTCATGTATGGGGCCACATTGAGACCAAAATTCTGTCCCCAAATACCAGATACGGAGCATACCTTATCTACACTATTGGGGATCAATTCAAAGGGCTTGAGAAGCCAGTGAAGTTGTCGGTTAGATTTCTAGATGAGATCAGATGTGATTTTATCAATGCTTATTTGCTATCAAGAACATTCATGGATGATGCACCCGAGGAAGAGGGTGCACGATTTCCAAGAGACAGAGAGGACATGTGGATGGAGATTGAGATGGGGGAATTCTTCAATCATGACCAGGTAGATAGAGTGGTCGAAATGCAATTGAGGGAGACTGAAGTCCTCAACTGGAAATCTGGCCTTGTGATCCATGGCATTGAGGTTCGACCAAAAGATTTAAgatga